TCATGGGGTTCTGAGGGATGGTCAAGTTTGGTGCCGCACCAGCAATAGTGGAAGAAGAAATCATTGACTCAATTAGGAAGAGAGTTCACAATGGAGCTGTTTTCCTTCCCCCCTTTAGCTTCCTTTGAATCTGGACAAATTATTCGTATTAATCACGGGCCTTTTCATGGCCTTGAAGCAATTTTCGAACAGAACAGAACGGAATGGGACCCAACGAGTTTCACTTCCTATGAAACCGTGGCGTTTCAAGGCCGTATGGTTATTGGTTGCAAGTGCGTGGTGTTGTAATGAGAATTGATACGGCCCATTTGGCCGTTACGCGGAAAATTGGGTCGAAGGCAAATTTAGTCAATAGGGTTTATTAACTCATTAATTATATTGAGCGACTATCCCTACTTTTTTCTTCATACATGAATAAGCATTCAAGTATAATAGCCTAAGTTACGACAAGGACAATTCAAAAATGGTAAGAAACAATTTGCCATTACATGCCATAGTTTCTTGATCATTTTGAATAATGGAATCAGAAGGGTAGGTGCCGTGAGTTCTAAAGTGCTCCCATTAGTCTTCATCTTGTCGGGCTGAGTAATTTTGGTATTTGTTTGAGCGGGAAAATTTGACCACAAGGTTGTTAACGCAGTTAGCTAGGTATGGCGGCAGCTTGGCAATTTTTGTCACAGGGAGGAATTGCCATCACCTCAAGGCAAAACGTGAAGTCATGATTTTTTTCGGGTAGAAGGACGTAAATCGGCGGTCAGATGAAATGCCGACTGTATTTTTCTTGATTTCCCACACGTAGGAATGAATCGTCCATGTAGTGGCCTGTTTCAATGTGTACGAATTTTTCTCCTTGTTTAATAGATGGATAATCTTAGTAATTTTGTGAGGATGTCATTGACAAAGTTCTCAAGGTTGATTCTGTCAGGGGTTTAGGGCTTAAAATTTCTTCTCGAGTCTGTTCTAGACAAATAAATGATAACCTAAGATTTTCTGGTTATTGGTGCTGGAATCATCGGTATTAATGTCCCCCCGACAACTGAAACGGCAGTTTTACGATGAGACGGGGACTGTTATTGAAAACGGAAATCACTGTGATACTCGCGCCAGTTGTCGGAATAGCGGGGTGTTGCACGTTGGTTTTTATTAATTCACCGGAAAGTCAAATTTACACGCATAGGAAGTAAACGGCTAATGGGATGGTGTGAATCCAAGCAGATTTCGATGAATAGGCTTGGAAAGCTCATTGTTACCAAAGATGGTGGCGAACATTTGGCTCAAGAAGAACTTCTCAGGTGAGGAAAATAATAAACGACATTGATATACAGGCTATTAATACCGTGGAAGAAGCAAACCCATTGAGCCTAGTGTGAAACTTACCAACAAGCTCTGTTTTTTTAACAATATCAATAATCGATCCAATTGAAGATATGCAATCAATGCCTAGGGATGCCATTGATGAATGGGTACAGGTTCGTTGCGCAAATTAGTATCTCAGGATAAGGAAGGAATGTCTTTACCTCAGGCGGTGCCTTTATATGTAGGGTATTTCATTTTTGAGCCTAGACTTTATGCAGACAAAATTGAAAAGGATTTCGGTTTTTTCGAGAATTATAAAAATTTGCCATTTTTTAAAGGACTCTCCTACTCGGATGAGCCAAGAGGAGGCATCCGAACAAATTTTCATCCATCTCCAAATTTGCGAAATCCTTTTCTCAGAGCTCGGGTCACAGTCAACTCGGAGGGAAAGCGAAGATTAGACCAACCGCGATTCCGGCCTTTTGGCGGGAACAATTTTTCTGAATCGAGAAATTTAGCCTTCAAGAGTTGAGGAAATACTCCTGCGTTCATCTGATTACTTTGGCTTCGGCTTTACTAGATGGGGTGCAGCCAGGGAACTAGACGTCCTGGGGAGAGACCAGCGATAAGAGGGCAACTGGTCAATGTGAAGGCTTAGAGGTTTTTAATGGACTTTGTCCTTGAAGGAGAGGACAAATCCATTTAAATTTTAATGCAGTCTTCCTGGGTTTATATGCTCTACCCCTTTTTCAGAGTTAGTCTGTGAGGATTTAGCCGAAATGGAAAGTTGATTAAGTTTAGTTGGTTCAATTGGGCCATCAAGGGTTATCAATGTGGGTAGGGAATACTGAGTCTGAATGTGGGCATGTAGATGAGACCTCCTGCTTAAAGCCATGGTTTAATGGCCCGCTGCAAAAAACCAAGTCGAAGAGCTGTGGATATAGTGGGAAATTTTCTGATCGCATCAGATCCATGCCCCTCAAAAAATTAGGTGGTCACATACGGACTAGTAGGTTTTCGGAATTGGGTTGTTGACTGTTTTTCTTTTAGCTCTGGGTGCGTCCTTGGCCTGGGTATTATAATTGACGAGCAAATAAGAAAAGGGACAGGATTATGAAAGCCGTTATTCTCGCTGGTGGATTGGGAACTCGATTTTCTGAGGAAACCGCCTTAAGACCAAAGCCCATGATAGAGATCGGAGGGAAACCAATCCTTTGGCATATCATGAAAGTGTATGCGGCTTATAATGTTACCGAGTTCATCGTGGCATTAGGGTACAAGGCTGAGGTCATTAAGGAATACTTTTTGAACTTCTATGCTATCAATAATGATCTTACGATCGATTTAGCGAATGGAAAAACCACGATACATGATGGCAAACAGCCAAACTGGAAAATCCATCTAGTGGATACTGGAATGCATACGCAAACAGGTGGAAGGCTCAAACGCCTTAAAAGATGGTTAGGTGATGATGAAACTTTTTTGTTTACGTATGGTGATGGAGTGGCGGACCTTGATATTGAATCGGTGATTAAATTTCATCATTCACATGGGAAATTGGCAACCGTAACCACTGTACGTTCACCTGCCCGGTTTGGACGAATCGGGTTTGAAGGAGATAGGATCTGTAACTTTCATGAAAAACCTGAATCAGGGGAAGGATGGATAAATGGTGGATTTTTTGTGTTAAATGGTAAGGCCATTGATTACATCCGTGATGATGAAACATCCTGGGAGAAAGAGCCGTTGGAAGGTCTGACCAAAGATGGACAAATGATGGGATATCGGCATTTTGGGTTTTGGTCCTGCATGGATACCTTAAAAGAGAAAAATTATTTGGATGAATTGTGGAATTCCGGGCAAGCCCCTTGGAAGGTATGGAAATGAGTATATTGTGGAGTGAAAGCCGGGTTTTAGTAACTGGCGCAACCGGCATTGTCGGTTCCTGGCTGGTGAAAAGCCTGCTTGAAAAAGGTGCCTTCGTGGCTACCCTAATTAGAGATTGGAATCCTCAGAGCGAGCTCATTCGAAGTGGTGATGTTAAAAGAACAACGGTGGTTTCAGGAGAACTGGAAAATTATCAGGCTCTGGAGCGTGCCATCAGCGAGAATGAAATAGACACGGTGTTTCATCTGGCCGCCCAGCCGTTGGTGGGGATTGCTTTGCGAAGCCCGCTGCCAACGTTCGAAGCGAATATTCGTGGCTCATATCATGTACTGGAAGCTTGCCGGATTCATAAAAACCTGGTCAAACAAATTGTCGTGGCCAGCAGTGATAAAGCCTATGGTGATGTTGAGGTCTTGCCTTATACGGAAGATATGCCGCCTTTGGGACGGTTTCCCTATGATGTGAGTAAAAGTTGTACCGATTTGCTCGCGCGCTCGTATAGCCAGACATATGATTTGCCTGTCACAATTGCAAGGTGTGGAAACATTTTTGGAGGAGGCGATCTAAATTGGAGTCGCATCGTTCCGGGCACGATTCGAAGCTTCCTGAGGCAGGAATGCCCCATCATTCGGAGCGATGGAAAATTTACACGGGATTACATCTTCGTCCTTGATGTTGTGCAAGCCTATCTTCTTCTGGCCTTACACGCACGGGAGGAGGGAGTTCGTGGCGAGGCGTTTAATTTTAGCGGAGAACAGCCGTGGACGGTCTTGGATGTTGTGCGCGAAATTCAAATACAGATGGAGTGCCATCAGTTAGCCCCAATCGTAATGAACCAGGCCAATGCCGAGATCCGGGATCAATATCTCGACTCCAGCAAAGCTAAACGGATGCTCAAGTGGGCTCCCTTGTATAGTTTGGAAAAAGGGCTGGCTGAGACAATTACATGGTATAAAGAATTTCTCGAGCAAAAAAGTATGACGAAGTGTTAAAGAAGAAGGCCCCTCACATTGGGCCCTGTTAAAAATATTCCTCCCAATACACAATACGTGACTGGTAGATCGTCGAAATGTTTCGTTTTTGGCGTGGATTGCAGCCGGCCCCATAATCCCCGATTTCCGGAGTGAAGGCGGTCGACTCAAGAGGGGAAAACTATGAAAAATTCACAGTCTTGTCGGTTTTGCCGTACGGTACTAGAGCATACGTTTCTTGATCTAGGGACTTCCCCTTTTTCAAATTCCTATGTGAAAGCCGAATGCTTGGGGGAGATGGAACCGTTTTTCCCATTGTATGCCTTTGTCTGTAGCCGGTGTCTTCTGGTGCAGTTAAAGGACTGTTCAACTCCTGAGAGAATCTTTAGCGATTATGCCTATTTTTCTTCCTATTCTGATTTGTGGCTTCAACATGCGCGCGCGTATACAGACATGATTCAGGAACGGATAAAACTGGATGAACGGAGTCTTGTGGTTGAAGTCGCCAGTAATGACGGCTACTTACTTCAATATTTCGTCAAAAAGGGCATTCCCGTTTTGGGAATCGAACCGGCGGAAAATGTGGCCAAAGTGGCTACCGAAAAAGGGATACCTACACGGGTATCGTTTTTTGGGGAACGATCGGCTCAAATTTTGGTTGAAGAAGGAAAGCAGGCAGATTTGTTGATTGGCAATAACGTCTTAGCTCACGTCCCGGACTTGAATGATTTTGTCCGTGGGCTTCAAACGCTGCTCAAACCTCAGGGTGTCATCACCATGGAATTTCCCCATGTGATGCGCCTCATGGATGAAAATCAATTTGACACGATTTACCACGAACATTTCTCGTATTTCTCATTTGGCACCGTAGAACAGGTATTCCGGAAGCACGGGTTAATTCTTTTCGATGTCGAAGAGCTCCCCACCCATGGCGGGTCTCTTCGAATCTATGCTCGCCATGAAGCCGATCACTCAAAGCCAGTGGAGTCCAGAGTTGCGGCCTTGCAGGATCGGGAGAAAAAGGCAGGCTTACAAACCTTAGATCATTATCTTTCTTTTGCCGAAAAAGTCCATCATACCAAGAGGCAACTCCTGTCCTTCTTGATTGAGGCGAAGGAAAAGGGGAAGACTATCGTAGGGTATGGTGCTCCGGCTAAAGGGAATACCCTCTTGAATTATTGTGGGATTCGTACGGATTTCATTGATTACACAGTTGATCGTAGCCCCCACAAGCAAGGGCTTTACCTGCCAGGGACGCATATTCCAATCCATGACCCCGATTCGATCAGGAGAACGAAGCCTGATTACGTCTTGATCCTTCCCTGGAATTTGAAAGATGAAATTATGCAGCAAATGGCCTATATCCGCGAATGGGGCGGGGCATTCGTGGTGCCAATTCCGGAAGTCCGGGTGTATCCGTGATTTTTACCGAATCAACAATCAAGGGAGCCTTCTTAATTGATCCGGAGCGTATTGAAGACAGTCGGGGGTTCTTTGCACGAACGATGTGTCAACGAGAGTTTGAGGCCCATGGAATCACATTCAGACAGGTGCAATGCAACCTTTCTTTTAATAAAAGGAAAGGGATCCTTCGGGGGATGCACTACCAATGTGCTCCGTATGAAGAAGCCAAGCTCGTCTCGTGCATCAAGGGCGCAATCTACGATGTGCTGATCGATCTGCGGCCTTTATCTCAAACGTATACTCAGCATGCGGCGGTCGTTCTCACCGCGGAAAACCGGCGGATGCATTATATCCCTGAAGGATGTGCCCATGGATTTCAGACTCTTGAAGAAAATACGGAGATTTTTTACCAAATATCGGCATTCTACGATCCTCGATGTGCTAAAGGGGTGCGGTGGGACGATCCTGCGTTTGGGATTCAATGGCCAGCCGATGAACGCCTCATATCTGACCGCGACCTAAGTTACCCCGATTTTATCGAACCCCAACATTGAACACGATAAGGCTGCGTGGCCGTATGGATAACAAAGTTTCAAATCAAATCGGGCATGAGATCTATCAGTTTCTTGCTGAACTGTATCCCATCTGTCGGAGTATTACAGGTCATGGCGTTCGGGAGACACTAAAAGGAATTGCACGCCATGTCCCCGTGAAGATGCATGAGATTCCAAGCGGAACCGAGGTGTTTGATTGGGTAGTGCCACAGGAGTGGAACATTCAGGATGCGTATATTAAAAATAAAAAGGGAGAACGGGTTGTCGATTTTAAGCAATCGAACCTGCATGTTGTCAGTTATAGTCAGCCCATTCACACCACGATGACGCTTGAAGAATTAAAACCCCATCTGTATTCATTGCCCGAGAATCCTGATTGGATTCCATACCGAACCTCCTACTACAAGGAAAGCTGGGGATTCTGTCTGACTCATCGGCAATTGATGGCGATGAAAGATGAGGAATATGAGATATGTATCAATTCAACCTTAGAATCCGGGCATTTGACCTACGGGGAATACATCATAAAAGGGGAAACTGAAGAAGAGATCTTGATCTCCTGTCACACCTGCCATCCATCCTTGTGCAATGACAACCTGTCCGGAATTGCCGTTACGACGTTTCTGGCCAAGACGTTGAGCGGGCGCTCATTACGGTATTCTTACCGCTTTCTCTTTATTCCAGGGACGATTGGGTCTATTACCTGGCTGGCGTTGCATGAAACCCAAGCGTTCACAATCACCAATGGCATGGTGGTGACCGGGGTGGGAGATCCCGGACCATTAACGTATAAAAAGAGCCGGCAAGGCAATGCCGGGATTGATCGGGCCTTCACGCATATCCTGAAAACCTCGGGGTTGGAGCATGACATCATCGATTTCTTCCCCTATGGGTATGATGAAAGGCAATATTGTTCCCCGGGCTTCAATTTGCCAGTGGGCTGTTTCATGAGGACACCTCACGGAGAATATCCCGAATATCATACGTCAGGCGACAATTTAACGTTTGTCCAGCCTCAGTCGTTGGAAGAGTCCTTGATCTGCTGTGAAAGGGCGTTAAATATTTTGGAAAGGAACAAAACATTTCTCAGTCAAAATCCCAAGTGCGAACCCCGTTTAGGAAAAAGGGGCCTCTACCGGGCCATTGGTGGTCAATCGGAAGGCGCGAAAAGGGAGATGGCGATGTTGTGGGTGTTAAATTTTTCTGATGGAATGCATTCGCTCTTAGACATTGCCGAACGATCTGGATTGGAGTTTGAGTCCATTGACAAAGCCGCTGAATCCCTGGAAGAGCACGGACTTCTAAAGGAAGTATCATGAGTGCCACGCCCAATGAATTCTCATGGCGGACACCATGGACATCAAGGTGAGTGAGGCTGCAGTGGAGAGGAAAGACGACTTGTGCGATGGTTCAAGAGAAAATTACTACGGCAGGCTCCTCGATCAGGCGAATGATGATCTTTTCCATGTGGTCGGGAGGTGAAAAATGACCTCTCCTAATGGGAACCCCCTGGTGGAAACGACCTCTTCATGGAAAGCTCGCACAGTTATGGTCACCGGTGCCAGCGGGTTTTTGGGATCGCATTTGTGCCGTCACCTAGGCATGCGCGGTGTGGAAGTACATGCGATATCCCGATCTCAACGAGACCGTCAGAAAGGTGGACCCATCTGGTGGAAATCGAACCTGGAGGATTTCGGAGCGGTCCGCAGGTTATTCGAATCCATAAAGCCCGACGTCATTTTTCATCTGTCCGGGTTAGTCTCAGGAATTCAGAACAGAGAACTAGTTCTGCCGTCATTCCACAGCCTGCTCACCAGCACGGTGAATCTTTTAACGGTTGCGGCGGAAATGGGATGCCACCGCATCGTGCTGGCCGGATCCCTCAATGAACCATCGGATGATGGAGAGAGTATTCCCAGTTCACCCTATGCGGCTGCCAAGTGGGCGAGTAGCGGCTATGGGCGTATGTTTCATGCGCTCTATGGTACGCCCGTGGTCATTGTCAGGACCTTTATGACATATGGACCAGGACAGGAAACCCGCAAGCTGATTCCCACCGTCGTACATTCTCTGTTGAAAGGAGAATCGCCTAAACTTTCCAGCGGGCAGTGGAAGGCGGACTGGATTTATGTCGATGACGTTATCGAGGGGTTTCTTGCCGCTGCTCAAGTGCCACAAATTGAAGGGACCACGGTGGATTTGGGATCGGGGACACTGGTGACCGTTCGTGAATTGGTTGAACGGTTGGTTGAGGTAATGGGGAGTGGGGCTCAACCTCTATTCGGCGTCCTCCCTGATCGAGTATTGGAACCAGCGCGAACCGCCGAGGTATTGAAGACATTCGAGAAACTCGGGTGGAAACCAAGAGTTTCGCTTGAAAGTGGGCTGAAGCAAACCGTGGAATGGTATAAAGCTCAACTTTCTGCCTCCAAAAAATCTCAACTCCCAGGGCATTCGAATGAATGAGGTGTTTTCCATGGTATGGGGTTGGGAGTTCCAGATTTGCAGCTTCTTATTCAACTAATCTTTGCCAGAGGGTTCTTGTCCTCTGTAGTCATAGCTTCCAAATCCAAATGAGAAGAAGGCGCTTTTTCTAATGAAGATTGTTCGTAGTTATGGGAAACAAATACTTAAGTTTTCCCATGCAGCACTCGGGAGTATTCTTGAGGAATTCAATTCGCCTTTTAATAGAAAGGTGATATCCCTTAAGCCTGAGGGACCGCCTCGAGGTCATGTGCTTCTCTCCTATAGAATTGAACTTTTTTCAACCAAACCGGGACAACCAATCCCTTATTATCACTATAACCGTCAATTGTCCGTCGTAATGGCAAGAACTTTTACCGATCTCGGTTTTGCTGTTGATGTCATTAGCAATCAGAATAAGAGTTTTCTTCCTAAAAAGAAATATGATTTTTTTATCGATACCCGGATGAACTTTGAAAGACTCGCCCCTCACCTTAATAAGGACTGTATTAAGATACTTCATGCGACTACGGCCCATCCGCATTTTAATAATTTCGCCGAAACGAAACGACTTTTGGCCTTACAGGAAAGAAGAAATGTAACTCTACGTTCCAGAAGATTCATGGAGCCAAGCTTTGCCATGGCAATTGAGTATGCGGATTCCGTGGTCGTTCATTGTGCATTCGGTGTCAAAAATTTCAATTATGCTAATAAGCCAATTTATCTGGTTCCGAATGCGGTTCCCTATAGGTATCCCTGGTCGGATTCAAAGGATTTCGAATCCTGTCGATTCCGATTTTTATGGTTGGGGAGTGAGGGAATGGTGCATAAAGGTCTTGATTTGGTTTTAGAGGCATTCGCAGGAATGCCGGAATATCATCTGACGGTTTGCGGCCCGGTCGCGAGAGAAAAGGATTTTGAGCAGGCCTATTTTAAGGAGTTGTATCATACTCCCAATATTCATACTCGTGGATGGATTGACGTTGAAAGCGCTGAGTTTATGGACCTGACCAATCGCTGTCTCGGATTGGTCTATCCATCATGCTCTGAAACGAATGCCGGTTCGGTGTTGACATCACTGCATGCTGGCCTTATCCCAATCATAAGCTATGAGTCCGGTGTGGATGTGAGTAAGGAGGAAGGTGT
The sequence above is a segment of the Nitrospira sp. MA-1 genome. Coding sequences within it:
- the rfbF gene encoding glucose-1-phosphate cytidylyltransferase, whose amino-acid sequence is MKAVILAGGLGTRFSEETALRPKPMIEIGGKPILWHIMKVYAAYNVTEFIVALGYKAEVIKEYFLNFYAINNDLTIDLANGKTTIHDGKQPNWKIHLVDTGMHTQTGGRLKRLKRWLGDDETFLFTYGDGVADLDIESVIKFHHSHGKLATVTTVRSPARFGRIGFEGDRICNFHEKPESGEGWINGGFFVLNGKAIDYIRDDETSWEKEPLEGLTKDGQMMGYRHFGFWSCMDTLKEKNYLDELWNSGQAPWKVWK
- a CDS encoding GDP-mannose 4,6-dehydratase, which encodes MSILWSESRVLVTGATGIVGSWLVKSLLEKGAFVATLIRDWNPQSELIRSGDVKRTTVVSGELENYQALERAISENEIDTVFHLAAQPLVGIALRSPLPTFEANIRGSYHVLEACRIHKNLVKQIVVASSDKAYGDVEVLPYTEDMPPLGRFPYDVSKSCTDLLARSYSQTYDLPVTIARCGNIFGGGDLNWSRIVPGTIRSFLRQECPIIRSDGKFTRDYIFVLDVVQAYLLLALHAREEGVRGEAFNFSGEQPWTVLDVVREIQIQMECHQLAPIVMNQANAEIRDQYLDSSKAKRMLKWAPLYSLEKGLAETITWYKEFLEQKSMTKC
- a CDS encoding class I SAM-dependent methyltransferase, with protein sequence MKNSQSCRFCRTVLEHTFLDLGTSPFSNSYVKAECLGEMEPFFPLYAFVCSRCLLVQLKDCSTPERIFSDYAYFSSYSDLWLQHARAYTDMIQERIKLDERSLVVEVASNDGYLLQYFVKKGIPVLGIEPAENVAKVATEKGIPTRVSFFGERSAQILVEEGKQADLLIGNNVLAHVPDLNDFVRGLQTLLKPQGVITMEFPHVMRLMDENQFDTIYHEHFSYFSFGTVEQVFRKHGLILFDVEELPTHGGSLRIYARHEADHSKPVESRVAALQDREKKAGLQTLDHYLSFAEKVHHTKRQLLSFLIEAKEKGKTIVGYGAPAKGNTLLNYCGIRTDFIDYTVDRSPHKQGLYLPGTHIPIHDPDSIRRTKPDYVLILPWNLKDEIMQQMAYIREWGGAFVVPIPEVRVYP
- the rfbC gene encoding dTDP-4-dehydrorhamnose 3,5-epimerase — its product is MIFTESTIKGAFLIDPERIEDSRGFFARTMCQREFEAHGITFRQVQCNLSFNKRKGILRGMHYQCAPYEEAKLVSCIKGAIYDVLIDLRPLSQTYTQHAAVVLTAENRRMHYIPEGCAHGFQTLEENTEIFYQISAFYDPRCAKGVRWDDPAFGIQWPADERLISDRDLSYPDFIEPQH
- a CDS encoding DUF4910 domain-containing protein, with the protein product MDNKVSNQIGHEIYQFLAELYPICRSITGHGVRETLKGIARHVPVKMHEIPSGTEVFDWVVPQEWNIQDAYIKNKKGERVVDFKQSNLHVVSYSQPIHTTMTLEELKPHLYSLPENPDWIPYRTSYYKESWGFCLTHRQLMAMKDEEYEICINSTLESGHLTYGEYIIKGETEEEILISCHTCHPSLCNDNLSGIAVTTFLAKTLSGRSLRYSYRFLFIPGTIGSITWLALHETQAFTITNGMVVTGVGDPGPLTYKKSRQGNAGIDRAFTHILKTSGLEHDIIDFFPYGYDERQYCSPGFNLPVGCFMRTPHGEYPEYHTSGDNLTFVQPQSLEESLICCERALNILERNKTFLSQNPKCEPRLGKRGLYRAIGGQSEGAKREMAMLWVLNFSDGMHSLLDIAERSGLEFESIDKAAESLEEHGLLKEVS
- a CDS encoding NAD(P)-dependent oxidoreductase; the encoded protein is MTSPNGNPLVETTSSWKARTVMVTGASGFLGSHLCRHLGMRGVEVHAISRSQRDRQKGGPIWWKSNLEDFGAVRRLFESIKPDVIFHLSGLVSGIQNRELVLPSFHSLLTSTVNLLTVAAEMGCHRIVLAGSLNEPSDDGESIPSSPYAAAKWASSGYGRMFHALYGTPVVIVRTFMTYGPGQETRKLIPTVVHSLLKGESPKLSSGQWKADWIYVDDVIEGFLAAAQVPQIEGTTVDLGSGTLVTVRELVERLVEVMGSGAQPLFGVLPDRVLEPARTAEVLKTFEKLGWKPRVSLESGLKQTVEWYKAQLSASKKSQLPGHSNE
- a CDS encoding glycosyltransferase; translation: MKIVRSYGKQILKFSHAALGSILEEFNSPFNRKVISLKPEGPPRGHVLLSYRIELFSTKPGQPIPYYHYNRQLSVVMARTFTDLGFAVDVISNQNKSFLPKKKYDFFIDTRMNFERLAPHLNKDCIKILHATTAHPHFNNFAETKRLLALQERRNVTLRSRRFMEPSFAMAIEYADSVVVHCAFGVKNFNYANKPIYLVPNAVPYRYPWSDSKDFESCRFRFLWLGSEGMVHKGLDLVLEAFAGMPEYHLTVCGPVAREKDFEQAYFKELYHTPNIHTRGWIDVESAEFMDLTNRCLGLVYPSCSETNAGSVLTSLHAGLIPIISYESGVDVSKEEGVVLEDCSIEAIREAVRQTSSRSTQELRRMSRKSWEFAQENHMVNNFEKKYRDVIEKLISEYKK